A window of Longispora fulva contains these coding sequences:
- a CDS encoding helix-turn-helix domain-containing protein, with the protein MANTPKFPVEPGEFQAFLDKYTFEEIAEIFEGSVSGAKRAAARLGLTKPNIQLPKSRLPWRVLAKHNQNGKIPRLLRTGYKLELIEQGRQDIELATWEIHEFEVWERQIRRAGVVVDYDPDFEGTDLHPEGGWMYAPRQPGDEGLIREPDGVSSHLKN; encoded by the coding sequence GTGGCGAACACCCCGAAATTCCCCGTTGAGCCGGGTGAGTTCCAAGCATTCCTCGACAAGTACACGTTTGAGGAGATTGCCGAGATCTTCGAAGGCTCGGTTTCTGGGGCGAAACGCGCCGCAGCAAGGCTAGGACTCACCAAGCCAAATATCCAGCTTCCGAAGTCACGCCTCCCCTGGCGGGTACTTGCGAAGCACAACCAGAACGGCAAGATACCGAGACTGCTCCGCACTGGGTACAAGCTGGAACTCATCGAACAGGGGCGGCAAGACATTGAGCTTGCCACGTGGGAGATCCACGAGTTTGAGGTTTGGGAGCGCCAGATTCGCCGTGCGGGTGTGGTCGTGGACTATGACCCCGACTTTGAGGGCACGGATCTCCATCCGGAAGGAGGGTGGATGTACGCGCCTCGCCAACCGGGCGACGAAGGCTTGATCCGTGAACCGGACGGAGTTTCAAGTCACTTGAAAAACTAG
- a CDS encoding nucleotide modification associated domain-containing protein, which yields MTTQQRPEWAAARQRTAKEDLDIKAIPARRMNDAIGRLIADMFGDLVWAEAGALPQRVQVSGYAEPEGAETERLAEIFQGYQAEAAEIFRDRQTKYGPSNIATSYGGAMNGLIVRMGDKMARLRNLHQNGRGRDAPDESVTDTLNDLANYALIARMVLEGQWPGVDEDAEPFKVNYQEEMDCE from the coding sequence ATGACGACACAGCAGCGCCCCGAGTGGGCAGCGGCGCGGCAACGCACCGCGAAGGAGGACCTGGACATCAAGGCGATACCCGCACGGCGCATGAATGACGCGATCGGCCGCCTCATTGCCGACATGTTCGGTGACCTGGTGTGGGCTGAAGCCGGAGCGCTGCCCCAGAGGGTGCAGGTCAGCGGGTACGCCGAGCCCGAGGGCGCGGAGACCGAGCGGCTGGCCGAGATCTTCCAGGGCTACCAGGCGGAGGCGGCGGAGATCTTCCGCGACCGTCAGACCAAGTACGGCCCCAGCAACATCGCCACCAGCTACGGCGGAGCGATGAACGGCCTCATCGTCCGGATGGGCGACAAGATGGCCCGGTTGCGCAACCTGCACCAGAACGGCCGGGGCCGCGACGCCCCGGACGAGAGCGTGACCGACACGCTCAACGACCTCGCCAACTACGCGCTCATCGCACGCATGGTCCTGGAAGGACAGTGGCCCGGCGTCGACGAGGACGCGGAGCCTTTCAAAGTGAACTATCAAGAGGAGATGGACTGTGAGTGA
- a CDS encoding DNA polymerase — protein sequence MRVLSHRVAGDEATIRVAERAEEVGEFYGWAERQGELAYDVETTGLDIYSGDFRVRLAQFGTRHEAWVLPVESGAEFGEAARRVVSRHPALVAHNAPYDILAAHKEWGTGIEGVFTRMTDTRTLSHLTDSRSLKDGGPTGHALEDLAEHYVCPDARQAERDLKAEFKRLRLLTDGELITVDQLGALRHEERAAKVPMAERRSVGARSLNVGQAFARIPIASDVYVRYAGADVLNAAGLVGQLRPRVPGSARHLVEFERDVAMVCAILQDRGLLIDMEYTRRLSSRLAEEAEHWEAKARALGVDNIHAGQQVADMLQRRGVDIPGRTKTGLLQVDKILLGQLVALGDPLAIAVQRARRAHKWNSTYATRFLEMADGASRVHPGINSLAARTARMSIQDPGLQILPSEDSMIRHCVQAEPGEVIWSVDYSAQELRMLALLATERVIERAFRDGSDLHMMTARSAFGENAGPEQRKIGKMANFLTIYGGGAKALASQAGIDEETARHVIDSLMRTYPGIKAYAKRREGEARRLGHITTRTGRRLHVDRARAYSAVNYDIQSASRDVTAGALVRAHRAGMTDYIRLPIHDELVGSAPEKDAHLIAWEMGQIMTETIQGIEFTTDPEVGGRSWGSLYQDTPFTAELRTGSH from the coding sequence ATGCGGGTGCTGTCGCACCGAGTGGCCGGAGATGAGGCCACTATCCGTGTCGCAGAGCGGGCGGAGGAGGTGGGGGAGTTCTACGGGTGGGCGGAGCGGCAGGGGGAGCTGGCCTACGATGTCGAGACCACGGGGTTGGACATCTACAGTGGAGACTTCCGGGTCAGGCTGGCTCAGTTCGGCACCCGCCATGAGGCTTGGGTGCTGCCCGTGGAGTCGGGTGCGGAGTTTGGGGAGGCCGCCCGGCGGGTCGTCTCCCGGCATCCGGCGCTGGTCGCGCACAACGCGCCCTATGACATCCTGGCCGCGCACAAGGAGTGGGGCACCGGGATTGAGGGCGTCTTCACGCGGATGACGGACACGCGGACCCTCAGTCACCTAACGGACTCCCGGTCCCTCAAGGATGGCGGGCCCACGGGGCACGCCCTGGAGGACCTGGCCGAACACTACGTGTGCCCGGACGCCCGCCAGGCGGAGCGCGACCTCAAGGCCGAGTTCAAGCGCCTTCGCCTCCTGACAGATGGCGAGCTGATCACGGTCGACCAGCTCGGGGCGCTGCGGCACGAGGAACGCGCCGCGAAGGTGCCCATGGCAGAGCGCCGCTCAGTCGGGGCGCGGTCCCTCAACGTGGGCCAGGCGTTCGCCCGTATCCCCATCGCCAGTGATGTCTACGTCCGGTATGCCGGGGCCGACGTGCTCAACGCCGCCGGGTTGGTCGGCCAGCTCCGGCCCCGGGTGCCGGGGTCCGCGAGGCACCTGGTGGAGTTTGAGCGGGATGTGGCGATGGTGTGTGCGATCCTGCAAGATCGTGGGTTGCTGATCGATATGGAGTACACCCGGCGTCTATCCTCCAGGCTCGCGGAGGAGGCGGAGCATTGGGAAGCCAAAGCACGGGCCTTGGGCGTGGACAACATCCATGCTGGACAGCAGGTCGCAGACATGCTCCAACGGCGGGGCGTGGACATCCCGGGGCGGACCAAGACGGGTCTCCTCCAGGTCGACAAGATCCTTTTGGGGCAGCTCGTCGCCCTGGGCGACCCCCTGGCCATCGCGGTCCAGCGGGCCCGGCGGGCACACAAGTGGAACTCCACGTATGCCACCCGGTTCCTGGAGATGGCCGACGGTGCTTCGCGGGTGCATCCGGGCATCAATTCCCTCGCGGCGCGTACCGCTCGAATGTCCATCCAGGACCCGGGCCTACAGATCTTGCCGTCCGAGGACTCCATGATCAGGCACTGTGTCCAGGCGGAGCCCGGAGAGGTCATCTGGAGCGTGGACTACTCAGCTCAGGAGCTGCGCATGCTGGCACTCCTGGCTACAGAACGTGTGATCGAAAGGGCCTTCCGTGACGGCTCAGACCTGCATATGATGACTGCTCGTTCGGCCTTCGGAGAAAATGCCGGGCCAGAACAGCGGAAGATTGGCAAAATGGCCAACTTCTTGACCATCTACGGAGGGGGAGCTAAGGCCCTGGCCAGTCAGGCAGGGATTGACGAGGAGACGGCACGTCATGTGATCGACTCCCTGATGAGGACATACCCCGGCATCAAGGCATACGCGAAACGAAGGGAGGGGGAGGCCAGGCGGCTCGGGCACATCACCACGAGGACCGGAAGGCGGTTGCATGTCGACAGGGCGCGCGCGTACAGCGCGGTGAACTACGACATTCAGTCAGCCAGTAGAGACGTGACAGCGGGGGCATTGGTGCGAGCGCACCGAGCCGGGATGACCGATTACATCCGCCTGCCGATCCATGACGAACTAGTAGGATCAGCGCCGGAAAAGGATGCTCACCTGATCGCCTGGGAAATGGGGCAGATCATGACGGAGACCATCCAAGGAATCGAATTCACCACCGACCCCGAGGTAGGAGGACGCTCATGGGGCAGCCTTTACCAGGACACGCCTTTCACGGCCGAGCTGCGCACTGGCTCACACTAA
- a CDS encoding toprim domain-containing protein, with amino-acid sequence MPVPSDSLKRSLEEATATFAALLDGSPAEEYLHGRAFQSETLERSQIGYVGADVPGFTQYRGMISIPYLTRAGAVSMKFRHVDDRREPKYLGLPGLEGKPRLYGVTALDRTEDFLVITEGELDRMAADQAGLPAVGLPGVDTWRGPYRQLVIKGGYRTVYFLADNDDKGQGRALAEKVAEDVRGLRVILMPEGMDVNKMIMERGEEALRARMGL; translated from the coding sequence ATGCCGGTACCGTCCGACAGTTTGAAAAGGAGTTTGGAAGAAGCTACGGCCACGTTCGCAGCCCTGCTGGATGGAAGCCCGGCGGAGGAGTACCTACACGGCCGCGCGTTCCAGAGCGAGACTTTGGAACGCTCGCAGATCGGCTACGTCGGCGCTGACGTGCCCGGGTTCACGCAGTACCGGGGGATGATCTCGATCCCCTACCTGACCCGAGCGGGTGCCGTGTCCATGAAGTTCCGGCACGTCGATGACCGGCGGGAGCCCAAGTATCTGGGGCTTCCTGGCCTTGAGGGCAAGCCGAGGCTCTACGGCGTGACCGCGCTGGACCGGACGGAAGACTTTCTAGTCATCACTGAGGGCGAGCTGGACCGCATGGCGGCCGATCAGGCGGGACTGCCCGCCGTAGGGCTGCCGGGCGTGGACACGTGGCGCGGCCCGTACCGCCAGCTTGTCATCAAGGGCGGCTACCGGACCGTGTACTTCTTGGCCGACAACGACGACAAGGGGCAGGGCCGGGCGCTGGCGGAGAAGGTGGCCGAAGACGTGCGAGGGCTGAGGGTCATCCTCATGCCCGAAGGGATGGACGTGAACAAGATGATCATGGAGCGGGGGGAGGAGGCGCTACGGGCACGCATGGGGCTATGA
- a CDS encoding glutathione peroxidase translates to MPTVYEHSIKALDGEPFDLSGLNGKVTLVVNVASKCGLTPQYSGLEELHAQFNSRGFTVLGVPCNQFGGQEPGTSEEIATFCSTTYGATFPLTEKIEVNGDGRHPLYHALVEHADTEGHAGDIRWNFEKFLVNAEGAVVGRFSPQTTPESPELVSAIEAALS, encoded by the coding sequence ATGCCGACAGTTTACGAGCACTCAATCAAGGCACTCGATGGCGAGCCGTTCGACCTTTCGGGCCTCAACGGCAAAGTCACGCTCGTCGTGAATGTCGCCTCCAAGTGCGGACTGACTCCCCAGTATTCCGGACTTGAGGAACTTCACGCGCAGTTCAACAGCAGAGGCTTCACGGTCCTCGGCGTTCCTTGCAATCAATTCGGAGGGCAAGAACCCGGAACTTCCGAAGAGATCGCCACGTTCTGCTCGACAACGTACGGCGCGACCTTCCCCCTCACGGAGAAGATCGAGGTCAACGGCGACGGCCGGCACCCGCTGTACCACGCGCTGGTGGAGCACGCCGACACCGAGGGCCACGCCGGGGACATCCGGTGGAACTTCGAGAAGTTCTTGGTCAACGCCGAAGGCGCGGTGGTCGGCCGATTCTCGCCGCAGACCACGCCCGAGTCGCCGGAGCTAGTCTCCGCGATCGAAGCGGCGCTGAGCTAA
- a CDS encoding FDXHR family putative zinc-binding protein — translation MHRCSKCGKGWGGLRTCHCWECCVTFSDVRAFDAHRKGARSGKCRTPESVGLVPNQFGYWNSSDLNFQ, via the coding sequence GTGCACAGGTGTTCCAAGTGCGGCAAAGGGTGGGGAGGGCTGCGCACCTGCCACTGTTGGGAGTGCTGCGTCACGTTCAGTGATGTGCGAGCGTTCGACGCGCACAGGAAGGGCGCGCGGTCGGGCAAGTGCAGAACGCCGGAAAGTGTCGGCCTAGTGCCGAATCAATTCGGATACTGGAATTCAAGTGACTTGAATTTTCAGTAA
- a CDS encoding PD-(D/E)XK nuclease family protein produces MTLEIISKSNRSVSQLDLYLTCGERYRLRYIDGHNEPPAAWLFQGTEFHGVAEDWELNNRTESAEWMTSEYERRYLSAVENAKREWPELWKWQRAPKQRTEDDIVSRLERGQTQLRAYHDHALSSDWRILRDDRLPRGVGLEVAFELEFNEVILRGFIDQVRVQANGEITADDLKTGAKKPESPVQLAVYAAALREIYGLNVHRGSYYMAKDGKAGKLLNVSHPIEQLEAWFTMLNRGILAGVFLPKPGSHCTMCGMKPWCSYQKPELFFT; encoded by the coding sequence ATGACCCTTGAGATCATCAGCAAGTCCAACAGGTCCGTGTCTCAGCTAGACCTGTACTTGACCTGTGGTGAGCGATACCGGCTCCGGTACATCGATGGCCACAACGAGCCGCCCGCCGCATGGCTGTTCCAGGGCACTGAATTCCATGGCGTCGCAGAGGACTGGGAACTGAACAACCGGACGGAGTCCGCAGAGTGGATGACCTCCGAGTATGAGCGACGGTACCTCTCGGCCGTGGAGAACGCGAAGCGGGAATGGCCGGAGCTGTGGAAGTGGCAGCGAGCCCCCAAGCAGCGCACGGAAGACGACATCGTCAGCCGGCTGGAGCGCGGGCAGACCCAGCTGAGGGCCTACCACGACCATGCGCTGAGTTCAGACTGGCGGATTCTCCGAGACGATCGGCTTCCCCGGGGAGTCGGCCTGGAGGTCGCCTTTGAGCTGGAGTTCAATGAGGTGATCCTGCGCGGCTTCATCGACCAAGTCCGGGTCCAGGCGAACGGCGAGATCACCGCCGACGACCTCAAGACCGGGGCGAAGAAGCCGGAGAGCCCCGTCCAGCTTGCCGTGTACGCGGCGGCGCTGAGGGAGATCTACGGCCTCAACGTCCACAGGGGAAGCTACTACATGGCAAAGGACGGCAAGGCGGGCAAGCTCCTCAACGTCTCCCATCCCATCGAGCAACTAGAAGCCTGGTTCACGATGCTCAACCGGGGCATCCTGGCCGGCGTGTTCCTGCCGAAGCCCGGCTCCCACTGCACCATGTGCGGCATGAAGCCTTGGTGCTCCTACCAGAAGCCAGAACTGTTCTTCACGTAA
- a CDS encoding AAA family ATPase, with product MIPMTRARYERADLGEPLPPVLKSLARAGVQHRRGQLALVAGAPGRGKSVVAQTLALGVAEHGLPVLYLCPDTDAVTMRGRMFAMLTGVTVDEADQAMARNPASVDEVLSRFNFVRWSFDTYVTTDHIAEACEAYAYGWGAWPALVVVDNVGNVADRGGGEDWNAWERTLSHLSDLAKTINAHVLALHHLTGEYDDGDKVPTLSALRGKVSKLPSLIMGVYTPYEGAMGFSVLKNRSGRASASGGVVYEMPCDFERMQLDGGCFTSAEVVDVPKVNYQEEGDIEWS from the coding sequence ATGATTCCGATGACGAGGGCAAGATACGAGCGGGCGGACCTTGGTGAGCCCCTGCCCCCTGTCCTCAAGAGCCTCGCTCGTGCGGGGGTGCAGCATCGGCGGGGGCAGCTCGCCCTGGTAGCGGGGGCACCAGGCCGAGGCAAGTCCGTGGTGGCCCAGACTCTAGCCCTGGGCGTCGCGGAGCACGGCTTGCCTGTGCTCTACCTGTGCCCGGATACCGATGCCGTGACCATGCGCGGGCGCATGTTCGCCATGCTCACGGGGGTCACTGTGGACGAGGCGGACCAGGCCATGGCCCGCAACCCCGCTTCTGTGGACGAGGTGCTGTCGCGGTTCAACTTCGTCCGCTGGTCGTTCGACACCTACGTGACCACGGATCACATCGCGGAGGCGTGCGAGGCGTACGCCTACGGATGGGGTGCCTGGCCCGCCCTGGTGGTGGTCGACAACGTCGGCAACGTCGCGGACCGGGGAGGGGGTGAAGACTGGAATGCGTGGGAAAGGACCCTGTCCCACTTGTCGGACCTGGCCAAGACCATCAACGCTCACGTCCTGGCCCTGCACCACCTCACGGGAGAGTACGACGACGGTGACAAGGTTCCGACACTGTCCGCGCTGCGGGGCAAGGTCAGCAAGCTGCCAAGCCTGATCATGGGCGTCTACACGCCGTATGAGGGGGCCATGGGATTCAGCGTCCTCAAAAACCGGTCGGGCCGGGCCTCTGCCAGCGGGGGAGTGGTGTACGAGATGCCCTGTGACTTCGAGCGGATGCAGCTCGACGGCGGGTGCTTCACCTCGGCCGAAGTCGTCGACGTTCCAAAAGTGAACTATCAAGAAGAGGGTGATATCGAGTGGTCGTGA
- a CDS encoding phage terminase small subunit: MPGPAPKDGPKMGRYTSPLDKPEDIQGTTTNAPTLPTPNKWLAATARWWDTWVSSPQAAVFAGTDWQRLLMLLPLVDGYNRAVHKLDYMLADRLLTQIVRSESLLGATHVDRLRGRIKVQPEETPEPQPDLSALARDFFGD, encoded by the coding sequence GTGCCGGGTCCAGCTCCGAAGGACGGCCCCAAGATGGGGCGCTACACCTCGCCACTCGACAAGCCCGAGGACATCCAGGGCACGACCACGAACGCGCCGACGCTGCCGACACCTAACAAGTGGCTTGCCGCGACGGCGCGATGGTGGGACACATGGGTGTCTAGCCCACAGGCCGCTGTGTTCGCGGGTACGGACTGGCAGCGATTGCTGATGCTCCTGCCGCTCGTCGACGGATACAACCGGGCAGTCCACAAGCTGGACTACATGCTGGCCGATCGGCTCCTGACCCAGATTGTGCGCTCTGAGAGCCTGCTGGGCGCGACGCACGTCGACCGGCTACGCGGCCGTATCAAGGTCCAGCCCGAGGAGACGCCAGAGCCGCAGCCGGATCTGTCCGCGCTCGCGCGGGACTTCTTCGGGGACTGA
- a CDS encoding metallophosphoesterase produces the protein MKRIVIMSDVQIPYHNPKQLTKFIEFVGAYQPDELLCIGDFMDFPQPSRWNKDTRGEFEGSIFRDAEVGKKWLQKIRDVFDGPFKFHAGNHDERPESYLKQYAPALVGEGASPYNIGTMLDFEGFGITDVGGFHDIAPGWISTHGHLGRGLSTYAGGSAIKFARQYGKCVLMGHTHRMGIVGESSGYGGNLRTIVGFECGHMMQVSKATYLKDGRGNWQSGFGVMWIDGIKVTPVGVPMRQDGGFVFGGEKW, from the coding sequence TTGAAGCGCATCGTGATCATGTCCGATGTACAGATTCCCTACCACAACCCCAAGCAGCTCACGAAGTTCATTGAGTTCGTTGGCGCGTACCAGCCGGACGAGCTGCTGTGTATTGGTGACTTTATGGACTTCCCGCAGCCGTCGCGGTGGAACAAGGACACCCGGGGGGAGTTTGAAGGGTCCATCTTCCGGGATGCCGAGGTGGGCAAGAAGTGGCTCCAGAAGATCCGAGACGTGTTCGATGGCCCGTTCAAGTTCCACGCAGGCAACCACGACGAGCGGCCGGAGTCCTACCTCAAGCAGTACGCCCCCGCGCTCGTGGGGGAGGGGGCAAGTCCGTACAACATCGGGACCATGCTCGACTTCGAGGGGTTCGGCATCACGGACGTGGGCGGCTTCCACGACATCGCGCCGGGCTGGATCTCGACGCACGGACACCTGGGGCGGGGCCTATCGACGTACGCGGGTGGTTCGGCTATCAAGTTCGCCCGGCAGTACGGCAAGTGTGTGCTCATGGGCCACACGCACCGCATGGGCATCGTCGGGGAATCCAGCGGCTACGGCGGGAACCTACGCACCATCGTGGGTTTCGAGTGCGGCCACATGATGCAGGTCAGCAAGGCGACCTACCTCAAGGACGGCCGGGGCAACTGGCAAAGCGGTTTCGGAGTCATGTGGATCGACGGGATCAAGGTCACGCCCGTCGGCGTGCCCATGCGCCAGGATGGCGGATTCGTGTTTGGAGGTGAGAAGTGGTGA